From the Paenibacillus tianjinensis genome, the window GTGTTTGAGTTCACTATTCTTGGCTTCAATTTTATATCGTTCTTTAGCTTTGGCCTTAAATGCTTCACTTTCCTGAAACTCAGCTTGCTTTACATGCTCGGTGCTCTTTATGCTCACCGAGTACGTTTTGCTTTGGGCGCCTTCTTTGTAGCAGCCTTCCTTTAGCGGACATCGCTTGCATTTTTCAATATCAAAATGGTACGTGTTCGTTTGGTTTTTGCCCTGACCTTTTTTCCCTTGCCGTGCTCTACGTATCGCCATATGCCCGGCCTTACAGACATACAGACCCGCATCTTTGTTAAACTCAAACTCATCTTCCTTCTTGCGGTTTCCTTGGGTAATCATTGGATGTAATTTGGCCACAAGCTCAATTTCATGTTCGGTGCTGTACGCAATGTTATCTCTTTCGGAATAGGCGGTATCTCCAATTACCGTTTCCACGTTCATGCCTGCGGCCTTGCTTTTTTCAATGAGGGTCTGTAGCTCTTTCCCATCCGACTTTTCCCCTGTCGTAATCGTTGCTGCCGTAATGATTCGTTCTTCGCTCATCGCGATATGCGTTTTATACCCGAAAAAGGAGGAGTCCGCACTTTTGTGGCCCACTTTGGCGTCGGGATCAGTAGAGGTTTGCAGATGTTTTGCGTCGTCAATAATCGTTTCTTTCAACAGGTTTAACGCCTCACTGACTTTGGGCAGCCCTGTGAATCGTCCGTCTTGCTCAATCACTGCAATGAGCTGCTGGCAATATCCGATTTCATCCTCCAGCACATTTGTAACAGGTTTAGCCGGAAAGGCACTTTTCATGGATTCATCTAAGGTATAGATCGCTTGTCTTACCTTTTTAGAGCGTTCTCGCAGCACTTCTTGTGGGCTCTTTTGGGTATATCGGGCTTTGGTATGAGTGGCATCTACAATAATGGTTTTGCTGCGAATGATGCCTTTTTCAATGGCGATTTCTACCGTTTTACCAATGAGCAGATCGAGTAACTTCATATCTTTCAGTCGCAGCTTGCGAAATTTGGTCAGTAGACTGGGGTCAATGACCCCTTCCTCCGGAGCCATATGTAAGAAAAACTTGAACGACAAGTCGGTTTTGGAGCGTTCCACCAGATCGGCGTCGGATAAGTCATAAATGGATTTGAGCAGTAAATATTTAAACATTCGGACCGGGTCTACTGCAGTTCGACCGTTCTCATGGCAATACCTTTCGTTCAGTTCCTCATAAACAAAGCTAAAATCTACCAGCTCGTCCATGCGACGCAGCAAGTTATCTTTAGGAATAAGTATATTGTAAAGCTCGATATACGGGCTCAAGATAAAACTCTGCTGCTCAGGAAGCATGAAGACCACCAGCCTTTGATTTGATCCTTTAATTATACCGAAAAAAAGAGACATTCTCCTCGGAAAAATGGGGAGAATGTCTCTTAGAGATCTTATTGGACTTTTTCAGTGGCCTCCCGTCAGGGGGCGGCTTCTTTGCTGTCGTAAACTGCATGAGTCGCAGCCCGGGCGCCCCCGCTCAAAACCGCAACATAGCTAATAATTTGCACAACAAATCAATACAGCGCCAGGACTATAATGAACATAATAACAATGAAGCGATACTATGGAGGTTATTATGAACTGGAAAACAGCAATTGAACACACGCTCGTAACCACCCGCCTCAACATCAAACGCTTTGGAGGCTCTTTTCCGATTGTAAGCCTGGGAGACGGCAAATATCATTTGACTGACCATACCAGCTGGACAGAAGGATTCTGGTCCGGAATTTTGTGGCTGAGCTATGAATACAGCAAAGACCCGGAGATTCACGCCGCAGCTATCCGAACGGTTGATTCTTTTAAGAAACGCCTGGAAGCGGAGCAGTCGCTCGATCATCATGACATCGGTTTTCTCTACTCGCTCTCTGCCAAGGCCCGCTGGATTGTAGATAAGGATGAAGAGTCCCGTCTGCTGGGGCTACAGGCAGCCGATATTCTGATGAAGCGCTGGCGCTCTGTTCCGCAGCTGTTTCAGGCCTGGGGACCGGAAGGCGATGTGAACGACGGGGGCCGGATTATTATTGACTGCCTGATGAATCTTCCACTGCTCTATTGG encodes:
- a CDS encoding IS1182 family transposase translates to MLPEQQSFILSPYIELYNILIPKDNLLRRMDELVDFSFVYEELNERYCHENGRTAVDPVRMFKYLLLKSIYDLSDADLVERSKTDLSFKFFLHMAPEEGVIDPSLLTKFRKLRLKDMKLLDLLIGKTVEIAIEKGIIRSKTIIVDATHTKARYTQKSPQEVLRERSKKVRQAIYTLDESMKSAFPAKPVTNVLEDEIGYCQQLIAVIEQDGRFTGLPKVSEALNLLKETIIDDAKHLQTSTDPDAKVGHKSADSSFFGYKTHIAMSEERIITAATITTGEKSDGKELQTLIEKSKAAGMNVETVIGDTAYSERDNIAYSTEHEIELVAKLHPMITQGNRKKEDEFEFNKDAGLYVCKAGHMAIRRARQGKKGQGKNQTNTYHFDIEKCKRCPLKEGCYKEGAQSKTYSVSIKSTEHVKQAEFQESEAFKAKAKERYKIEAKNSELKHRHGYDIAFSSGLVGMEIQGAMAIFTVNLKRILKLME